A stretch of the Lactuca sativa cultivar Salinas chromosome 9, Lsat_Salinas_v11, whole genome shotgun sequence genome encodes the following:
- the LOC111899075 gene encoding uncharacterized protein LOC111899075 yields the protein MDPKSHPAITVTNIWNFIPFILEMESGQYTSWAELFRIHCRAFQVVDHIDSTIIPPSKPSSSSSSSTSTEADKTSTEANKTKASEFAAWSRLDAIAWTALENIFQDNQSTRAVYLDNKFVSTRLDQHLNISSYCQAMKMLADRLANVGNPVSNQRLVLQLIAGLNESYEGVAMIIQQTTPFPDFYEVRSKLIMEEARKAHQAAATAVSLTGGTSATALTISTPMTHPNFGDSSRLNQQQADPFTSRGRGRGRGGRGRERSSNKRGCGTNNNQTQQTYNRESRPYQPWTTPPPWDFPNYTT from the exons ATGGACCCAAAATCTCACCCAGCCATCACAGTCACAAACATATGGAACTTCATTCCGTTTATACTGGAGATGGAGAGCGGACAGTACACCTCATGGGCAGAATTATTTCGCATCCATTGCAGGGCTTTTCAGGTTGTAGATCACATTGATTCTACAATCATCCCTCCttcaaaaccttcttcttcttcttcttcttcaacctcaACAGAAGCTGATAAAACCTCCACTGAAGCCAACAAAACTAAAGCATCAGAGTTTGCAGCATGGTCACGACTTGATGCTATT GCATGGACTGCCCTTGAAAACATTTTTCAAGATAACCAGAGCACTAGAGCTGTCTATCTTGACAACAAATTCGTCTCTACAAGACTTGACCAACACCTTAACATCTCCTCCTATTGCCAAGCCATGAAGATGCTTGCTGATCGACTAGCAAATGTGGGAAACCCGGTTTCCAACCAACGTCTTGTTCTTCAACTAATTGCTGGTCTCAATGAAAGCTATGAAGGGGTCGCGATGATCATCCAGCAAACAACACCCTTCCCTGATTTCTATGAAGTCCGCTCCAAACTCATCATGGAAGAAGCTCGAAAAGCTCATCAGGCTGCTGCCACTGCTGTATCCCTAACCGGAGGCACCTCCGCTACCGCCTTGACTATTTCAACACCAATGACTCATCCAAATTTTGGAGATAGCAGCCGCCTTAACCAACAACAGGCAGATCCCTTTACCTCTCGTGGACGAGGACGGGGTCGAGGAGGACGCGGTCGTGAACGATCTTCCAACAAACGTGGATGTGGTACCAACAATAACCAAACCCAACAAACATACAATCGGGAGTCCCGCCCCTATCAGCCATGGACTACACCGCCACCATGGGATTTTCCCAACTATACAACATGA